A genomic window from Punica granatum isolate Tunisia-2019 chromosome 2, ASM765513v2, whole genome shotgun sequence includes:
- the LOC116196788 gene encoding UDP-glycosyltransferase 76B1-like, whose translation MEQRKGRRLVLFPMPLQGHINPMLQLAQILHSKGFSITVIHTNFNSPNASNYPHFTFHPIPDRLDQSDPAMPSNIGSLLSHLTTMCEGPFEDCLRKLMLDETDEPIGCLVSDALFHFTQGVSERLRIPRIVLRTGGACSFHVFAAFPFLKEKGYLPVQDSKLEDPIMELAPLKVKDLPVINTSDPEKLYQLATSMVNSAKNCAGLIFNTFEDLEQSSLDKLRYEFLIPIFPIGPFHKFCPPSLSSLIAHDETCISWLDRQEPGSVIYVSFGSIAAIEQPEYEEIAWGLRNSGRPFLWVIRPSSVDGVDGLNPGLEERGCIVKWAPQVEVLSHPSVGAFWTHCGWNSTLESISEGVPMICMPCFADQKVNSRFVCDVWQVGVELERSNGLERGKIQRAIRRLFDEKEGEEIRDRMLHLKEKASLCLKQGGSTFQSIGGLADHILSLESLTFSARESTV comes from the exons ATGGAGCAGAGGAAGGGACGGCGGCTGGTACTCTTTCCGATGCCTCTACAAGGTCACATAAACCCGATGCTTCAACTTGCCCAGATCCTCCACTCAAAGGGCTTCTCCATTACAGTCATCCACACAAACTTCAACTCCCCAAATGCTTCCAACTATCCCCACTTCACTTTCCACCCAATCCCCGACCGGCTAGACCAGTCTGACCCCGCCATGCCGTCGAACATCGGGTCCCTGCTCTCCCACCTCACCACGATGTGCGAGGGGCCCTTTGAGGACTGCCTGCGAAAGCTGATGTTGGACGAGACCGACGAGCCCATCGGGTGCTTGGTCTCGGATGCATTGTTCCACTTCACGCAGGGTGTCTCAGAGAGGCTGAGGATTCCTAGGATTGTGCTGAGGACTGGCGGGGCCTGCTCTTTCCATGTCTTTGCTGCCTTCCCTTTCCTCAAGGAAAAGGGTTACCTCCCAGTACAAG ATTCTAAGCTCGAAGATCCAATAATGGAATTGGCGCCACTAAAAGTGAAAGACCTTCCAGTGATCAACACAAGTGACCCAGAGAAGCTCTACCAACTGGCTACTTCTATGGTCAATTCAGCCAAGAACTGTGCCGGGTTGATTTTCAACACATTCGAAGACCTGGAACAGTCTTCCCTTGATAAACTCCGCTACGAATTCCTCATCCCAATCTTCCCAATCGGGCCCTTCCACAAATTCTGTCCGCCATCTCTGAGCAGCTTGATAGCCCATGATGAAACTTGCATCTCTTGGCTTGACAGGCAAGAGCCCGGGTCTGTGATCTATGTGAGCTTCGGGAGCATAGCAGCAATAGAACAGCCTGAGTATGAGGAGATTGCTTGGGGCTTAAGAAACAGCGGCCGCCCATTCTTATGGGTGATCAGGCCCAGTTCAGTCGACGGTGTGGACGGACTTAACCCAGGGCTGGAGGAGAGAGGGTGTATCGTGAAGTGGGCCCCGCAAGTGGAGGTCCTGTCTCATCCCTCGGTTGGAGCCTTCTGGACACACTGTGGGTGGAACTCAACCCTGGAGAGCATCTCCGAAGGGGTCCCAATGATTTGCATGCCGTGCTTCGCGGACCAGAAGGTGAACTCGAGATTTGTGTGTGACGTTTGGCAGGTGGGGGTGGAGTTGGAGCGTAGTAACGGGCTAGAGAGGGGGAAGATCCAGAGAGCTATAAGGAGACTGTTTGACgagaaggaaggagaagagatCAGAGACAGGATGCTTCATTTGAAGGAGAAGGCAAGTCTCTGTCTCAAGCAAGGCGGATCTACGTTCCAATCGATCGGAGGTCTGGCTGATCATATTTTGTCCTTAGAATCGTTAACTTTCAGTGCTCGTGAATCCACAGTTTGA